GAGCTCCGGTCCGCTGGCGCCTCGCCGGACCGCTTCCGCATCGCCGCGGAGCAGGCCGGCGCGCAGGTGACGGCGGTGCGCCGCATGGCTGACTCCGCGGAGGGTCGCTACACGGTCCTCGCCTTCGACCAGTCCAGGTCCTTCTCCACGTACTGGCCGCGTGCCTTCGAGCTCGCCAAGGCCTACGTGGACGCGCTCGGGGCCCGGCCCCGGAACCACACCGTGGCGGTCATGACCTTCGGGCAGGGCAAGACCACGCATTGCGAGGAGACCACCGCCGCCAGACTCGAGGCCTGCCTGGCGAAGGTGCGGCAACTCGGCACCCATCAGCTCGTCACCCGGCTCAAGTTCTACATCCAGGATGCCGTGCGCGAGGCCGCGCGCGAGCAGCCGCTCCGCCGAGGTGGCTCGCGCGAGGTCATCGTCTTCACGGATGCCGGTGAGGAGTCGGCCGCGCTCAAGGTGAAGGACCTCGCGAGCGAGGCGCGCGAAAAGGGCGTGCGCATCCACGTGGTCGTCTTCAGTGGCAGGAGCAGCGGCAAGGGCATCGCCCAGCGGCTGGACGAGATGTCCCAGCTCGCCGAGGGCTCCGGCGGCCGCTACATCCAGGATGGGGACGTCGATGCCCGGCAGGAGCTCCCGGGGCTCGTGAGCGCGTTGGAGCACATCTACTGGCTGGACGTGGCCTTCTGTGGCGTGAAGCCCGGACAGCGCTCGGATCGGCTCTCCATCGAGGCGCTCTCGGGCCGAGCCCCCATCGCGTGGAGCGACGCCGTCTCCTTCCGGCAGAGCGCCGAGGGCGGTGCGACGGCCGCCTGCCCCAGTACGGTCGCCACGGGTTCCTCTCCGGTGCACTCGGGTACGGCGTCCACGCCCGGCGCCCGGGGGACGACCCTGCCTTCCGGCACCGGAACGGGGACCCCCGGCTCCACCTCGCGACCTGGCTCCACGGCGGGTAACCCTGGTGCCTCGACACCGCCGGGGACCGCGAGCGGCACTCCCGGATCGGCGACGCAACCCGGGGGCATGACGGGGACTCCCGGTTCCGCGACGCAGCCGGGTGGCGTGGTGGGAACGCCCGGAGGCACACCACAGCCTGCTCCGGCGGCGGGTACTCCCGGAGCGACGCAGCCGGGTGGTTCGGGGACACCCGTGGTCGAGCTGGCTCCACGAGAGTTTCCCTGGTGGCTAATCGCGCTGCTCATCGCGCTGGGGCTGCTCCTGCTGCTCGCGATCATCGCGATGCTCACCCGGCGCCGCTCGGAGCCCGCCCCCGCTCCCCAGGTGTCTCCGCCCGTGGCCGCGCCGCCTCCCTCGCCTCCCCCGCAGCCCGAGCCTCCTCCGGCTGCTCCGGCCGTGTGGAAGGATCCCTTCGCCACCCTGCCGGAGACCCGGCTGGTGGTGACCCGGGGACCCCCCGGGCTCGAGCCCTTCTACCGGGTGCACAAGTCCACGTTCACCATCGGCGCCCGCTCGGGTGAGATGGACCTCGTCATCGAGCTGCCGCAGCTCAGTGGCCATCACGCGACGGTGCAGCTCTTCAAGGCGGGCAATGTCTTCATCAAGGACGAGAACTCCACCAACGGCACCTTCGTGGACGGGCGCCGCCTCGAGCCGGGCGAGCGCGTCCAGGTGAAACCCGGTCAACGCATCCTCCTGTCCCAGCACCTGGAGCTCACCCTGGAACAGCCCGGACTCCAGCCGGCCACGGAACCTCCCCCGGCCGGTGCGCCCCTCGTCGCGGCGCCTCCATCGGCGCCCGCCGATTCTCCTCCCGCTGAAACCCCTCGGCCGAAGTCCCGGACCATCTACGCACCCGCGAGAGGAGATGACGAATGAGCCTCCCGCTCTACATCCACGGAAGTTCCGACGTCGGCCGCCAGCGTGCGCAGAACGAGGACTCCTTCCGCGTGGCCGCCCATCCGGATGGCTCCCGGCTGCTCCTCGTCTGTGACGGCATGGGAGGCCACGAGGCCGGTGAGGTGGCCAGCCAGGTGGCCAGCGACCGCATCGTCGAGGTGATCGCCGCCAGCTCGCCCGACAATCCGCCCCGCGCCCTCTATCAGGCGTTCGTCGAGGCCAACCAAGCCGTGCTCGACGCCGTGAGCACCCGGGGCGCGGAGGGCATGGGGACCACGGGCGTCGCCGCCTGGGTGATGGGCTCGCGCTGCTATGTGGGGTGGGTGGGTGACAGCCGCCTCTACCAGTTCCGGGCCGGCGTGCCGCTCGAGCGCACGAGAGATCACACGCGGGTCGCCCAGCTGGTCAGCCAGGGCATCCTCACGGCCGAGGAGGCCCGGCACCATCCCGAGGCGCACGTGCTCGTGATGGCGCTGGGAGGAAGCCCGGGCGTCCAGAAGATCTTCAAGCCCGAGGTGTGGACGGACCCGCTGGAGCTGCGGTCCGGTGATGTGGTGCTGCTGTGCAGCGACGGGCTGTACGACCTCATCGAGGACCACGAGCTGTATCCGCTCATCGAGGGCCGCGACTACCAGGAGGCGGTGGATCGGCTCATCCAGACCGCCAACGAGCGCGGGGGGACCGACAACATCTCGGTCATCCTGCTCGTGGTGGGCCAGCCCGAGGTGCCTCGCGTGGCCCGTGGCTCCCAGGCGCCCCGGCGGGAGACGCTCCCGGATGGCATGCCGATGCTCGCGCCCGTGTCCCCGGAGCCGTCGGAGCCCGAGGTTCGCGCCACGCGGATTCCCGAACCCCGGACGGTGGAACCCGTTGCTCCGGTGGTGCCGGTGACCCCGAGTATGCCGGAGCAGACGGGGCGCACGGGGCGCCGGGTTCCCCTGTGGTGGTTGCTCGCCACGGGCCTCGTGGCCCTGGGGTTGGGCATCGGCCTGGGGCTGAGGGCCTCCAGCAAGACGACGCCCGCGGACTCCGGACAGGCCGAGGGCAAGTGATGCACCGTGCGCTCCCGGCGCTGCTCGTCGTGGTCTCGCTGCTGCCGCGGGCCGCTCCCGCCCGGGGCGCGGAGACCTACTGCGTCGGCGGGTACGATGGGACTCCGCCGAACGTGGTGGCCGCGTGCGATCTGCCCGCGGTCCGGGCGCTGCACCCAAGGTGGCACGCTCACACCTACGTGTTCGACGGCAAGGAGTGCTCCCTCTGCTACGACGAGGAGGACAACACCTGTCAGACGGTGTTCCTCGCCAGGAACCCGAGCTATCGGCGGGCCTACGAGTACGACTGCACCCGCCTGGGCGAGAGCCACCGGTCCGGTGAGCTGCTCGCCCATGTCATCGATGGCAAGCCCGTCTCGCCGCTTCCTCCTCCGCCTCCGATGCAGCTCGAGGCGCGGGTGGAGCGCATCAGCCCTGGCCCGTATACAGCCGGGGACAGGCTCTCCGTGGTGGGGGCCGTTCGCGACGACACGGGCCTGTTGCGCCGGCTCTCGGGAGGACTCTTCCGCATCGTGGATGCCAGCGGGAAGAGCACCGAGCACCGGGGGACCGTGCAGCCGGATGGCACGGTGGTGGCCGATTTCATCCTTCCGCCCACCGCCTCCGCTCGCATCGAGTTCGTTCCCGACAAGCCTCCGCTCGCCCAGGGCGAGACGCTCCGCGCGGCGGCTTCCGAAGCCCAGGAGCTGAAGGTGGAGGTCTGCGGCTTCCGGGCGCGGGTCGTGCAGCCCTCCGTGCACGAGTCCCTCGTGGCCGGGCAGTCCACCTTGCTGAGCGCCAGGCTCTTCGATGCGGCGGGACAGGTACCGGTGACAGCGCCTCCCGCGGGGCTCTCACTGGAGTTCACCGTGCAGGTCCAGGAAGAGAAGCCGGTGACGCTCTCCGCCGATACCTCGCTCTCGGCCACGTGGATTCCCCCCGCCTCACCCAAGCCGCGCGAGGTGCGTATCCGCGCGGGCGGGCGCGCGGGCGAGCACGTGGTGTGTCCCACGGAAGAGGTCATCGCCAAGGTGAGCGATCTCGGGCTCGGATTCGACACCTCGGCTCTGCCGCGCACCTGCTACGTCGGGCTTCCGTGCCAGGGCACGGTACGGCTCGTCCGTCCGGAGCCCGGGCCTGGTCGCCAGCAGGTGGACGCGCTCCTGACGGATCCCCAGGTGGTGGTTCGCGTGGTGGACACGGGCGAGGAGCGCTATCGCGGGCCTCCCCGAGCGGATGACCGGTACGCGTTCAACGTCACCTACGCCGAATACGGGGCCGCGAGCTGGTCGATCGTCTTCCAGACGCCGCGAGGGCCCATCACCATGCCCTCTCACGAAATCCAGGTTCGTCCCCAGCTGAAGCTGGAGCTACCGGCGCAGCTGGACTTCGGAACCGTCACGGCGGGCACCTCCGTGGAGCGGGCCTGCCAGAAGCTGGACTTCAGCCAATCCCAGGCCGTCGAGGAGCAAGGTTTCCTCATTCGCGCCGAGGGGCTCGAAGGGTGTCAGGCCCGTCCGGTGCTGATGGCTCCGAACGCGGCGGGAGGGACGGACTGGCTCGAGCTGGTGACCGCGTCCGATGAGAGCGCGCTGAAGATTCGCGCGCTGGATCCGAAGGCTCGCTGGGTCGACATCTGCCTCGAGGTGCCCCGGTGCGCCGGAGAGGTGTCACCGGACCCGGCCGTGCTGCGCGTGGTTCCGCTCACCTCCGAGTTCAAGGTCCAGGAGAAGACGGTACGTCTGCGCTGGAAGGTCGAGGGCCGTGGCTTCCTCGGCTGTCACGGCGCGTGGGTGTGGTCCTCCCTGGGACTGCTCGGCTTCGGGGTCCTGCTCGCGGGTTTCACGCAGCCCGCGCGCTTCCCGTCCGGTGCGTCCATTCGCGTGGCCGGGAGCGAGCGCGGCATCCGTCAATCCGCCTCCATCCTCCTGCGGGACTGTCCTGGCAGCAGCCCGGGTTTCTACCGTGACGCCCGGCTGGGACTGCACGGCGATGGCGAGGTCAAAGGCCGCACCCGGAACGCGGTCATCCTCCTGCGCGCCACCCGCGGTGCTGGCGTAGTGCTGACGGGCACGGGTCCCCTGGAGCAGCAGGACCGTCGCACCCTCAAGTGGGAGCCGGTGGCCGACCTCGCCCAGGGGCACGTTCCTTCTCCCTCGGTGCTGTATCGGGCCGGGGGCACGTACTTCAAGGTGGAGCTCTAACGATGATGCTCGCGCAGCTCGTCCTGCCCCTGCTCCTCACCAGTGCGGCCGGCAGTGGCAACGAGATCGTCCTCATCCTCGACAACTCATGCTCCATGGGCGTGGAGGCCCGGGACCAGGCGACAGGTCGCCGGGTTCCACCCAATGATCCCGAGCGCGCGGCGGTGCTCGGGACGCTCGTCGTCGAGGGCCTGGCGCGTGGCTCGGCCGACCGGTTCAGCGTGCTGGCCTTTGGCGATGGCAAGGAGGCCCCGCCTCGCGAGGCTCGGAGCGCGGACGACATTCGCGCACTGCCGTACTCCAATGGCACCTACTTCCGCCGTCCGTTGGAAGAAGCGGGCAACCGGCTGCGAGGCTCGGCGCTCCAGAACCGGCTGTTCCTCTTCTTCACCGACGGCATTCCCGAGGATTTCAGGGACCCCGCCGAGGGTCCTCGCGCCCTTGGCCTCTCCGAATCGGCGGACTTCGAGACGCTGGTCATCGGCCTCTTCGGCAGCGAAGAGGTTCGTCAGACGGGCGAGCAGTTCCTCCGGCCGCTGGCGCGCAACCCGCAGGACCTGGTCTTCGTCCAGACGCCGCGCGAGGTGATTGGCGCCTTCACCCGAGGCTACGCCCGCGTTCTGGGCTCGCGGCCGGAGACGGGCTCGCTGTCTCCCGGACAGTCGAAGACCTTCGAGGTGGGCAAGTACGTGGTGGAGGTGCTGGTGGCCACCGCGTCCGCCTCGCCCGGGCCCGCGTATACCGCGAAGCTGGAAGGCCCCCAGGGTGACGTCCCTGCCCAGGCGTCCGGTGACAACGGCTGCCCGCCCGGCATCCGCTATTCGGGCGCGCCCAGACTGTGCCAGCCGCCGCACCGCCACTATCAGGTCTTCCGCTCGCCCAACTCGCCGGACCAGCGCAGCCAGTGGACGCTGTCCCTGCCTCGGGGCTCGGGGCCTATCGATTACGGGCTCATCCTCCGTTACGACCTCGCGGCCTCGCTCGCCGTGCCGTCCACCGCGCGGGTGGGCGAGCCGGTGCAGCTCGATGCGCGGCTGCTCTTCCGTGGAAAGACCTTCGATGATGAGTCCTTCTTCCAGGCGGACGGCTTCACGGCCGTGGCCACCCTCGAGGGCCAGGAGGTACCCCTGCGCCACGCCGGAGGAGGGCGCTTCGTGGCGGACTGGACGCCTTCCCAGCTGTCGATGGATGGTGCCGCGACGCCCGTGCAGGTGACGTTCCGTAACGCGTGGATGGAGCAGTCCGCGCGCCGCTCCGTGCAGGTGGAGGGCTTCATCGACTTCGCCCTGGTGCCGGAGCCGGCCTCGCTCGACTTCGGCGAGTGGCGGGGCGAGCGTCACGAGACGCGCCGGTGCTCCACGGTGGATCTGTCGCGTTCCACCAACGCGGGCCGCATCCCCATCACCTGCTCCTCGGAGGGGAGTGTGGAGGGCGGAGTGCTCTCCTGTTCGCCCGTGGCGGGCTCGGAGGCGGACCTGGGCAATGGCCGCAAGGGACAGCCTCTCAAGTACGAGGTGTGCTTCGCCGCCGAGGGCTGCTGCGGCCAGTTGGCTCCGCCGGGGCTCGGGGTGCGCTTCGCCGCGACCCACCCGCACTATTCCGCGGCCGCCGTGCTCGTCCCGGCGCGCGCGAAGGTGGACGAGACGGGCTGGCTGCGCTGCTGGTGGCCCTGGCTCGCCCTGGCCGGAGGAATGCTCTTCTTCGGCTGGGTCGTCATGGGCTTCGTCCGGCCGAACAACTTCGACCCGGCGGCCAGCGTCTACGTGGCCGGCTCGGAGATGGGGCTCAAGCGCGCATCGGCGCTCGTGCTGAACGAGACTCCCGGAGGCCGGCGCGGCTTCTACCGCAACGCCCGCATGTGCCTGAACGCGGGAGGTGACTTCGTCCGTGCTCCGCGTGCGGCCGTGCTTGTACTCGAGGCGGGGCCCGGTGGCTCCACGCGCTTCGTCACCGCCGCGGGCCTCGAGCGCAAGGTGCAGAGGACCGGGAAGTGGGAGCCCGTGCCGGCCGAGGAGCTGGCCCTCGGGTACACGCCCAACGTGGTGTATCGAGTGGGGAGCCTCTACTTGAAGTGGAGCTAGAGGGAATGCGGAAATGAGATGGATTGCGCTAACGATTGCCGTCGCGGTGGCCACTTCCGGGTGTGTCCATGCACAACGGCCGGAGCACCGAATCTACGTCATTTCCGAAGATGCTCAGGGGCTCGGCTCTGATCTTGGCACTGGCGGCGCTGGTCTCCGTGACTGTGATGCGGAGCAGCATGCGTGTTTCAATAAATGCTGGAAATCCGATCCGTTGCCCTACCCTCACGAGAAGCGGGACGGATGGTTTTATGAGTACTGCACCAGGGAATGCCGCAAGCTGTACATGGAGTGCGAAAAGTCAAATGAGAAAAAAGCGAGTGAGTTGAAGTTCTCGCGTGTCGATGAAGCGATTGAATGGATCAGGAACCACAAGGCGGAAATAATGCTGGGGACGGTTGTCGTCATCGCTGGTGTTGCATTCATCGTCACGACAGGTGGTTCTGGTGCGCTGATTCTGGCGCCTCTTGCCCTCTAACCTGACGCGCCTATGACCTATAATTCAAACTTTGATGTCGATGCCGTGATGAAGACGCTTGGTTCCGTGAGCGATAAATATCCGAAGAACTCGCCTGAAGACGAGGCGCTCCGGATCGCCGCAGTAGCGTTGCTCTATGTCCGAGACATCCAGAAGCTGGATGAGTACCGCGATTATTTTCGGAGGTTCTTTACCTACAAGCCGGTGATCGCTTCTCAAACGTTCGCAACGAGAGAAGAAGCGGATGCATGGCTCGCCAGTGGTAAGGCCATGGACGGCGAGCTTGTCAGCATCGCTGGCCAGGGTTTCACCGCAACCCACCTCCCGAAAGGCTGGAAGTTCCTCCGAACGCCGCTTCCGGAAGAGTATGGGACCCCCGCAGGCGGATGAAGACCCGAAGACGGTGCCGCCCCCACGGGGCCCACCCTGGCATGCTATACCGGACACGTACTCTCTACACGCAGTGGAGCTGAATCGGAGGGGGAGCCTTGGGGCTGCTCGCGACGGAGAAGTTCAACCCGACCTTGTTCGTGGGTCTCGGTGGTAACGGCGGGAAGATCGTCCAACTGCTCGCCGGCCGGTTGCGCCGTCATCCCAATTGGGAGCGCATCAAGTCGATGACCCACTTCGTGGCCATCGACACCAACAAGGACGACCTGGACAAGCTCAAGGACGTCCCGGTGGAGAACCGCTTCCTCGTCTCCGCCTTCGACGCGCGCGCCTACATCGAGCGCAAGCGCGGCCAGCGCGAGCTCCAGGAGGATCCGCTCGTCACCCAGTGGGTCCCCTCCAGCTACCAGTTCCGCTCCACCCAGGGCGCCGGCGCCGGGCAGATCCGCATGGAGAGCCGCCTGCGCCTCTACTACAACCTCGAGGAGGACCGGCGCGGCATCCGCAAGGCCCTCCAGAAGCTGCTCGACGAGTCCACCCGCCGCGAGAACCCCTGGCGCGACAACGAGAACCGCGTCGTCCGGGTGATGCTCTATGGCTCGGTGGCCGGCGGTACGGGCTCGGGTGGCTTCCTGCCCATGGCCTACCTGCTGCGCCGCATGGTGCTCGATGCGGGCTGGGGCCGGCCCAACGTGGTCGGCGTGCTCACCCTGCCCACCGCCTTCCTCGACAAGGTGAAGCCCCAGCTCCACCCGGACATCCTCGCCAACGGCTACGCCGCCCTGAAGGAGCTGGAGTACCTCAACCGCCAGCTCGACTACGCGGGCGGCGTGAGCGAGCTCGAGTTCCACTACGACCCGGGCACCCAGGACCGCAGCCGCCAGACCGTCGCCGAGCGGCCCTTCACGCTCACCTATCTCATCGACCGGCCCGACCAGCTCTCCATCGAGAAGTACGAGAACGCGGTGGCCGACGCCTGCTACCTGCAGATCTTCTCGCCGCTGCTCGGCGCGCAGGCCGGTGAGTACGACAACTACGAGAAGCACCAGAAGAAGCTCGCCCTGGGCCACTTCTCCGTGCACTACGGCTCGTTCGGTACCGCGCTGCTGCAGCTGCCCCGCCGCGACCTCCTCAAGTACGCGGGCCTGCGCTACGTGGCGAGCGCCTTCCGGCAGTTCCTCTGCTTCGGCGCCGACCACCCGGACTTCCAGGTGCCCTACGGTGACCCCGCCTTCCAGCGGCTGGAGCCCAACGAGAAGAACCGCCGCATCGACGAGAAGTTCAAGGGCTACGTCGCCTTCCGTGCCGGCGAGGAGGAGCGCCGCGACGAGAAGGGCCAGTTCTACGGAATCCAGCAGCAGATCGGGAAGGGCGGGAAGAACCTCGCCGAGGCCTTCCGCGAGAAGCTCGAGGCCATCTTCGGGCGGTTGGACGAGCAGATCGACATCCCCGACGTGGAGAAGCAGTCCATCAACCCGGGCAACCCGTCGCTGAGCCGCGCCATCGCCGTGCTCCGCAGGGCCAAGGACGAGTCGCGCGCCCGCGTGTGCGGTGAGTACCTGGAGGCCCAGCGCGGCGACGTGCGCACCGGCCGCTTCTTCGAATCCTTCTTCAAGGAGTACGAGGTCAACCCCATCTCCCAGCGGCTCTTCCTCATCCGCCTGCTGGAGCAGTCCTTCATCGTCCCCTTCAAGGACCCGGAGGAGGGGGCCTACCTCAAGGCCGATGGTTCTCCGCCCGACCTGGACAGCCCGGAGCTGCGCCAGGAGATCTCCCGGCTCGACGCGGAGATGGCGCGGCAGGCCAACCCCGGCTTCCTGCAGAGCCTCACGGACAGGGACAACAAGGCCTTCGCCACCGCCAAGCTGCGCTCCGTGGCCAAGGTGGAGAGCTGGGCCAACGAGTTTCGCGACGAGATCAAGCGCTTCTTCTGGAAGTCCTTCGAGAGCGAGCTGCGCAAGGACGCCGAGGCCCGCCTGGAGTCCTTCCGCAAGGTGGCCCAGGTGGCCGACGAGCGCGCCCGTGACTCCGAGTCCCAGGCCGAGCGTTTCCGCAAGGACCCGGCCGCCGTGGACGCGGGCTCGGACGTGGCCCAGTACTACCTGGACGCCGAGGTGCTCCGCGATGACCGGCGCCGCGAGCGGCTGTGGAAGGAGTTCTACGCCCACAAGCTCGACAGCGACGCCAACTTCCGCGCGGCCGACATCTTCGACGCCGTCACCGAGGCCTTCACCCCGGTGAGAGACCCCAGCGGTCAGCTCCGCGCCCGCGATGCCAACGAGATCGTCCAGCACGTGCGCGGCAAGCTGGAGACCCAGG
This is a stretch of genomic DNA from Archangium violaceum. It encodes these proteins:
- a CDS encoding FHA domain-containing protein — protein: MHRTVVVTAGLLTALLLGAPALAADNGLTVLAAPPAANGKTRLQVEVRDLALQKELRSAGASPDRFRIAAEQAGAQVTAVRRMADSAEGRYTVLAFDQSRSFSTYWPRAFELAKAYVDALGARPRNHTVAVMTFGQGKTTHCEETTAARLEACLAKVRQLGTHQLVTRLKFYIQDAVREAAREQPLRRGGSREVIVFTDAGEESAALKVKDLASEAREKGVRIHVVVFSGRSSGKGIAQRLDEMSQLAEGSGGRYIQDGDVDARQELPGLVSALEHIYWLDVAFCGVKPGQRSDRLSIEALSGRAPIAWSDAVSFRQSAEGGATAACPSTVATGSSPVHSGTASTPGARGTTLPSGTGTGTPGSTSRPGSTAGNPGASTPPGTASGTPGSATQPGGMTGTPGSATQPGGVVGTPGGTPQPAPAAGTPGATQPGGSGTPVVELAPREFPWWLIALLIALGLLLLLAIIAMLTRRRSEPAPAPQVSPPVAAPPPSPPPQPEPPPAAPAVWKDPFATLPETRLVVTRGPPGLEPFYRVHKSTFTIGARSGEMDLVIELPQLSGHHATVQLFKAGNVFIKDENSTNGTFVDGRRLEPGERVQVKPGQRILLSQHLELTLEQPGLQPATEPPPAGAPLVAAPPSAPADSPPAETPRPKSRTIYAPARGDDE
- a CDS encoding PP2C family protein-serine/threonine phosphatase, coding for MSLPLYIHGSSDVGRQRAQNEDSFRVAAHPDGSRLLLVCDGMGGHEAGEVASQVASDRIVEVIAASSPDNPPRALYQAFVEANQAVLDAVSTRGAEGMGTTGVAAWVMGSRCYVGWVGDSRLYQFRAGVPLERTRDHTRVAQLVSQGILTAEEARHHPEAHVLVMALGGSPGVQKIFKPEVWTDPLELRSGDVVLLCSDGLYDLIEDHELYPLIEGRDYQEAVDRLIQTANERGGTDNISVILLVVGQPEVPRVARGSQAPRRETLPDGMPMLAPVSPEPSEPEVRATRIPEPRTVEPVAPVVPVTPSMPEQTGRTGRRVPLWWLLATGLVALGLGIGLGLRASSKTTPADSGQAEGK
- a CDS encoding vWA domain-containing protein, whose protein sequence is MMLAQLVLPLLLTSAAGSGNEIVLILDNSCSMGVEARDQATGRRVPPNDPERAAVLGTLVVEGLARGSADRFSVLAFGDGKEAPPREARSADDIRALPYSNGTYFRRPLEEAGNRLRGSALQNRLFLFFTDGIPEDFRDPAEGPRALGLSESADFETLVIGLFGSEEVRQTGEQFLRPLARNPQDLVFVQTPREVIGAFTRGYARVLGSRPETGSLSPGQSKTFEVGKYVVEVLVATASASPGPAYTAKLEGPQGDVPAQASGDNGCPPGIRYSGAPRLCQPPHRHYQVFRSPNSPDQRSQWTLSLPRGSGPIDYGLILRYDLAASLAVPSTARVGEPVQLDARLLFRGKTFDDESFFQADGFTAVATLEGQEVPLRHAGGGRFVADWTPSQLSMDGAATPVQVTFRNAWMEQSARRSVQVEGFIDFALVPEPASLDFGEWRGERHETRRCSTVDLSRSTNAGRIPITCSSEGSVEGGVLSCSPVAGSEADLGNGRKGQPLKYEVCFAAEGCCGQLAPPGLGVRFAATHPHYSAAAVLVPARAKVDETGWLRCWWPWLALAGGMLFFGWVVMGFVRPNNFDPAASVYVAGSEMGLKRASALVLNETPGGRRGFYRNARMCLNAGGDFVRAPRAAVLVLEAGPGGSTRFVTAAGLERKVQRTGKWEPVPAEELALGYTPNVVYRVGSLYLKWS
- a CDS encoding tubulin-like doman-containing protein, whose amino-acid sequence is MGLLATEKFNPTLFVGLGGNGGKIVQLLAGRLRRHPNWERIKSMTHFVAIDTNKDDLDKLKDVPVENRFLVSAFDARAYIERKRGQRELQEDPLVTQWVPSSYQFRSTQGAGAGQIRMESRLRLYYNLEEDRRGIRKALQKLLDESTRRENPWRDNENRVVRVMLYGSVAGGTGSGGFLPMAYLLRRMVLDAGWGRPNVVGVLTLPTAFLDKVKPQLHPDILANGYAALKELEYLNRQLDYAGGVSELEFHYDPGTQDRSRQTVAERPFTLTYLIDRPDQLSIEKYENAVADACYLQIFSPLLGAQAGEYDNYEKHQKKLALGHFSVHYGSFGTALLQLPRRDLLKYAGLRYVASAFRQFLCFGADHPDFQVPYGDPAFQRLEPNEKNRRIDEKFKGYVAFRAGEEERRDEKGQFYGIQQQIGKGGKNLAEAFREKLEAIFGRLDEQIDIPDVEKQSINPGNPSLSRAIAVLRRAKDESRARVCGEYLEAQRGDVRTGRFFESFFKEYEVNPISQRLFLIRLLEQSFIVPFKDPEEGAYLKADGSPPDLDSPELRQEISRLDAEMARQANPGFLQSLTDRDNKAFATAKLRSVAKVESWANEFRDEIKRFFWKSFESELRKDAEARLESFRKVAQVADERARDSESQAERFRKDPAAVDAGSDVAQYYLDAEVLRDDRRRERLWKEFYAHKLDSDANFRAADIFDAVTEAFTPVRDPSGQLRARDANEIVQHVRGKLETQALQVYGRVMEEMGLDLATGLDLEQRYVALHKAGKDLEELRRKGKLEEELRAVSATEVRRGIEDRLKRLSDECVLLAHVDATRRDDPTVTPADVFYAGLHDKFASDEEGSLWSILKGVVSGSNRVTGWEERDSLVLYRALLGVPVYWFKNVQSELYAGYKRVRDDKNRSYPLHIEAAWESQPGLPDLDPVEQKRADERRTAERAAQSTREARDSRLRAFTLCALFGGISRDEEGYHWSFAGTKNKLAPDRARAFEAFEALDPVLREDLEKNARDSWVNATAERPSRNKLLEEVQAHQRRLTEAYARAVAEQKDAERRFIQDERTVVEALAAELRS